A window of Clostridium botulinum BKT015925 contains these coding sequences:
- the acpP gene encoding acyl carrier protein yields MVFEKVKQIIADQLGLDEDTIDMDSLFVDDLGADSLDVVELIMALEEEFDIEIPDEDAEKATKVGDVVEYISSHVDEE; encoded by the coding sequence ATGGTTTTTGAAAAAGTAAAACAGATTATAGCTGACCAACTTGGTCTTGATGAGGATACAATAGATATGGATTCATTATTTGTGGACGACTTAGGTGCTGACTCATTAGATGTAGTTGAACTTATAATGGCGTTAGAAGAAGAATTTGATATTGAGATACCTGACGAAGATGCTGAAAAAGCAACTAAAGTTGGAGATGTAGTAGAATATATAAGTTCTCATGTTGATGAAGAATAG